A single Desulfatibacillum aliphaticivorans DSM 15576 DNA region contains:
- the rpmE gene encoding 50S ribosomal protein L31, protein MKKDIHPKYETTVIRCACGATVEAGSTVDDLTVEICSQCHPFFTGKQKLVDTAGRIERFRRKYAKFNQAQEAKQDQ, encoded by the coding sequence ATGAAAAAAGACATCCATCCCAAATACGAAACTACTGTTATCCGCTGCGCCTGCGGCGCCACCGTGGAAGCGGGTTCCACCGTCGATGACCTGACCGTGGAAATTTGTTCCCAGTGCCATCCTTTCTTCACCGGCAAGCAAAAGCTGGTGGATACGGCCGGACGCATCGAGCGCTTCCGCAGGAAGTACGCCAAGTTCAATCAGGCCCAGGAAGCCAAACAAGATCAGTAG
- a CDS encoding alpha/beta fold hydrolase, with translation MMNNNTREFQITAPGGTIYARAWTPEGSYSQVPVILLHDSLGSVDLWRGFPEILAEKLNRQVIAYDRPGFGKSDARHGPPSLRFIEEEGEVYFPWVKSGLSIKKYVLFGHSVGGGMACNIAARDKDCQGVVTAASQAFVEDLTRQGIIKVQKGFEKPGQMERLKKWHGKKALWVLRAWTDTWLSPDFANWSLEDCMKKVFCPVLAIHGDKDEYGSRAFPEFIAGKAAGPSQMLILKDCGHMPHLEKTDEVIGAIEELLKQHGI, from the coding sequence ATGATGAATAACAATACGAGAGAGTTTCAAATTACAGCTCCCGGCGGGACCATATACGCCAGGGCGTGGACGCCGGAGGGTTCGTACTCCCAGGTCCCTGTCATCCTGCTTCACGACTCTCTGGGCAGCGTGGACTTATGGCGGGGCTTCCCGGAAATCCTGGCGGAAAAACTGAATCGCCAGGTCATCGCCTACGATCGCCCGGGCTTCGGCAAGTCGGACGCCCGGCATGGACCGCCGTCCCTGAGATTCATCGAGGAGGAAGGGGAAGTTTATTTCCCGTGGGTCAAATCCGGGCTTTCCATCAAAAAATACGTCCTGTTCGGACATAGCGTGGGCGGAGGCATGGCCTGCAACATCGCGGCCCGGGATAAGGACTGCCAAGGCGTGGTGACGGCGGCCTCCCAGGCTTTTGTGGAGGACCTCACCAGGCAGGGCATCATCAAAGTGCAAAAGGGCTTTGAAAAACCCGGCCAAATGGAGCGCCTGAAAAAATGGCACGGCAAAAAGGCACTGTGGGTATTAAGGGCCTGGACCGATACGTGGCTTTCGCCCGATTTTGCGAACTGGAGCCTGGAAGATTGCATGAAAAAAGTCTTCTGTCCCGTGCTGGCCATCCACGGGGACAAGGACGAGTACGGGTCCCGGGCCTTCCCGGAATTCATCGCCGGCAAGGCCGCCGGCCCCTCCCAAATGCTCATCCTCAAAGACTGCGGCCACATGCCCCACCTGGAAAAAACGGATGAGGTGATTGGGGCGATTGAAGAACTCCTAAAACAGCATGGCATCTGA
- the rho gene encoding transcription termination factor Rho, whose product MNLGALKDKKINELAAIGKSFNIEGAAGMRKQELIFAILRAQTEKNGMIHGEGTLEILPDGFGFLRAPDYNYLPGPDDIYVSPSQIRRFNLRTGDTVAGQIRQPKESERYFALLKVESVNFEDPEVSRDKILFDNLTPLYPNDRMNMEREADNYSVRIINLLTPIGFGQRGLIVSPPRSGKTMLLQNIANSINANHKDVFLIVLLIDERPEEVTDMQRSVKAEVISSTFDEPAQRHVQVAEMVIEKAKRLVEHKKDVVILLDSITRLARAYNTVVPPSGKILSGGVDSNALHRPKRFFGAARNVEEGGSLTIIATALIDTGSRMDEVIFEEFKGTGNLELQLDRRLADKRTFPAIDINRSGTRKEELLLPPETLNRVWILRKLLSSLNPIDSMEFLLEKMKGTSDNEDFLQSMNG is encoded by the coding sequence ATGAACCTTGGAGCACTAAAAGACAAGAAAATCAATGAGCTCGCGGCTATTGGCAAGTCCTTCAATATCGAAGGCGCGGCCGGCATGCGCAAGCAGGAGCTTATTTTCGCCATCCTCCGGGCCCAGACCGAAAAGAACGGCATGATCCACGGAGAAGGCACCTTGGAAATCCTTCCCGACGGGTTCGGGTTCCTGAGAGCCCCGGACTATAACTATCTGCCCGGACCGGACGACATCTACGTGTCTCCCTCTCAGATCCGCCGCTTCAACCTGCGCACGGGCGACACCGTGGCCGGCCAGATCCGCCAGCCCAAGGAGTCGGAGCGCTACTTCGCCCTGTTGAAGGTGGAGTCCGTCAACTTTGAAGACCCCGAGGTCTCTCGCGACAAGATTCTCTTCGACAACCTGACGCCCTTGTATCCCAACGACCGCATGAACATGGAGCGGGAGGCGGACAATTACTCGGTCAGGATCATCAACCTGCTTACGCCCATCGGATTCGGCCAGCGCGGACTCATCGTGTCTCCGCCCAGAAGCGGCAAGACCATGCTTCTGCAGAATATCGCCAATTCCATCAACGCCAACCACAAGGACGTCTTCCTCATCGTGCTGCTCATCGACGAACGGCCCGAGGAAGTGACGGACATGCAGCGTTCGGTCAAGGCCGAGGTCATCTCCTCCACCTTTGACGAACCGGCCCAGCGCCACGTGCAGGTGGCCGAAATGGTCATTGAAAAGGCCAAACGCCTGGTTGAGCATAAAAAGGACGTGGTCATCCTGCTGGACAGCATCACCCGTCTGGCCAGGGCCTACAATACGGTAGTGCCCCCCAGCGGAAAGATTCTCTCCGGCGGCGTGGACTCCAACGCTTTGCATCGTCCCAAGCGCTTTTTCGGAGCGGCCAGAAACGTGGAGGAAGGCGGCAGCCTGACCATCATCGCCACGGCCCTGATTGACACCGGAAGCCGCATGGACGAAGTCATCTTCGAAGAATTCAAGGGCACGGGCAACTTGGAACTGCAACTGGATCGCCGTCTGGCGGACAAGCGGACCTTCCCGGCCATCGACATCAACCGTTCCGGCACGCGCAAGGAAGAGCTCCTGCTGCCTCCGGAAACCCTCAACCGCGTGTGGATACTCAGAAAACTGCTTTCTTCCCTCAATCCGATCGATTCCATGGAATTTTTACTTGAAAAAATGAAAGGAACGAGCGATAATGAGGATTTCTTGCAGTCGATGAACGGCTGA
- the ppdK gene encoding pyruvate, phosphate dikinase — MKQQYVYFFGGGMAQGRADMNNLLGGKGANIAEMVNLGLPVPPGFTLTTELCNEFNKRNREYPKSLEKEVEVNLRRLEELAKKKFGDPVDPLLVSVRSGARASMPGMMETVLNVGLTEETIPGMIAKTQNPRFVYDAYRRLIAMYSDVVMEKAEGIEPEDGDSIRNQLEHMLEAVKKKNGYVNDTELSEDDLRKLCAAYKVKVKEVLGAEFPDDPMKQLWGAIGAVFLSWNGKRALAYRRIENLPDDWGTAVNVQAMVFGNTGDKSATGVAFTRNPATGDNNLYGEWLINAQGEDVVAGIRTPYAINKLAKTDANKDLPTLEEAMPKLYQDLMDIREKLETHYRDMQDLEFTIEDNVLYMLQTRVGKRNGPAAIKMAVDMAKSGLIDKDTALKRVKPEQVEEMLHPMVDPEAEKLAEKLGKGLPAGPGGAIGKIVLTADKAMELGEQGRRVILVREETSPEDVHGMKPAQAILTSKGGMTSHAALVARGWGKCCIVGCSAMEIDMKAKTVTFGDKVLKEGDWITMNGTKGVIYEGQLDLVEVDPLSHKEYRTLMTWADKVRTLKIRTNADTPEDAAAAVAFGAQGIGLTRTEHMFFGDRIWAMREMIMAEDIEGRKAALRKLLPMQRQDFTGIFKAMGNRPVTIRLLDPPLHEFLPHDDEAQKEMASRLNTTERRIAAKAESLTEFNPMLGHRGCRLGTIFPEITAMQARAIFEAAADCWAEDIKVKPEVMVPLVGTVGEFENQKAIIDQQAAKVMDEKGITFKYMVGTMIEIPRACLIADQIAQQAEFFSFGTNDLTQMTFGYSRDDAGTFLPHYLERKILAHDPFQSVDQTGVGELMKIGTERGRTTRPKLKIGICGEHGGDPKSVWFCDSIGLDYVSCSPYRVPIARLAAAHAALANGHSVE, encoded by the coding sequence ATGAAGCAGCAATACGTATACTTTTTCGGGGGAGGCATGGCGCAAGGGCGCGCCGACATGAACAACCTCTTAGGCGGCAAGGGAGCCAACATCGCCGAAATGGTTAATCTCGGCCTTCCTGTGCCGCCTGGTTTTACCTTGACCACCGAATTATGTAACGAGTTTAACAAGCGCAACCGCGAGTACCCCAAGTCTTTGGAAAAGGAAGTGGAAGTGAACCTCCGCCGGCTTGAAGAGCTGGCCAAAAAGAAATTTGGGGACCCAGTTGATCCCCTGCTCGTAAGCGTACGCTCCGGCGCTCGCGCCTCCATGCCCGGCATGATGGAAACCGTCCTGAATGTGGGCCTGACCGAAGAAACCATTCCGGGGATGATCGCCAAAACCCAGAATCCCCGTTTTGTATATGACGCCTATCGCAGGCTCATCGCCATGTACTCCGACGTGGTTATGGAAAAGGCCGAAGGCATTGAGCCGGAAGACGGCGACAGCATTCGCAACCAGCTTGAGCACATGCTGGAAGCCGTTAAAAAGAAAAACGGATATGTGAATGACACGGAGCTTTCCGAAGACGACCTGAGGAAGCTTTGCGCAGCCTATAAAGTAAAGGTAAAGGAAGTTCTGGGCGCCGAATTCCCGGACGATCCCATGAAGCAGCTTTGGGGCGCCATCGGGGCCGTCTTCCTGTCCTGGAACGGGAAGCGCGCCCTGGCTTACCGCCGTATTGAAAACCTCCCCGACGATTGGGGAACGGCGGTCAACGTGCAGGCCATGGTGTTCGGGAATACCGGCGACAAATCCGCCACCGGCGTGGCTTTCACCCGCAACCCCGCCACGGGCGACAACAATCTCTACGGCGAATGGCTGATTAACGCCCAGGGCGAAGACGTGGTGGCGGGCATCCGCACTCCTTACGCTATCAACAAACTTGCAAAAACCGACGCCAACAAGGATCTTCCCACCCTGGAAGAAGCCATGCCCAAGCTGTACCAGGACCTGATGGACATCCGCGAGAAGCTGGAGACCCATTACCGCGACATGCAGGACCTGGAATTCACCATCGAAGACAACGTTTTATATATGTTGCAAACCCGTGTGGGCAAGCGCAACGGCCCGGCGGCCATTAAAATGGCCGTGGACATGGCCAAATCCGGCCTTATCGACAAAGACACCGCACTCAAGAGGGTCAAGCCCGAGCAGGTGGAGGAAATGCTCCATCCCATGGTGGACCCGGAAGCGGAAAAACTCGCTGAAAAGCTGGGCAAAGGCCTTCCGGCCGGCCCCGGCGGCGCCATCGGCAAGATCGTCCTGACGGCGGACAAGGCCATGGAGTTGGGCGAACAGGGAAGACGGGTCATCCTGGTTAGGGAAGAGACCTCCCCCGAAGACGTGCACGGCATGAAGCCCGCCCAGGCCATCCTGACCTCCAAGGGCGGCATGACCAGCCACGCGGCTTTGGTCGCCCGCGGTTGGGGCAAGTGCTGCATCGTGGGCTGCTCGGCCATGGAAATCGACATGAAAGCCAAGACCGTAACCTTTGGGGACAAGGTTCTCAAGGAAGGCGACTGGATTACCATGAACGGCACCAAGGGCGTGATCTATGAAGGCCAGCTGGACCTGGTGGAAGTGGATCCCCTGAGCCACAAGGAATACCGCACCCTCATGACCTGGGCCGACAAAGTCCGGACCCTGAAGATCCGCACCAACGCGGACACTCCCGAAGACGCGGCCGCGGCCGTGGCCTTCGGCGCCCAGGGAATTGGCCTGACCCGCACCGAGCACATGTTCTTCGGCGACCGTATTTGGGCCATGCGCGAAATGATCATGGCGGAAGACATCGAAGGCCGCAAGGCGGCGCTCAGGAAGCTCCTGCCCATGCAGCGCCAGGATTTCACAGGAATCTTCAAGGCCATGGGCAACCGCCCCGTGACCATCCGCCTGCTTGATCCGCCCCTGCACGAGTTCCTGCCCCACGACGACGAAGCCCAAAAGGAAATGGCCTCTCGCTTAAATACCACGGAAAGAAGGATCGCCGCCAAGGCCGAATCCCTGACCGAGTTCAACCCCATGTTGGGACATCGGGGCTGCCGTCTGGGAACCATCTTTCCTGAAATCACCGCCATGCAGGCAAGGGCTATCTTTGAAGCGGCCGCCGACTGCTGGGCCGAAGACATCAAGGTCAAGCCCGAAGTCATGGTGCCCCTGGTGGGGACTGTGGGTGAATTTGAAAATCAAAAGGCCATCATCGACCAGCAGGCCGCCAAAGTCATGGACGAAAAAGGCATTACCTTTAAATATATGGTAGGCACCATGATCGAAATCCCCAGGGCCTGCCTCATCGCCGACCAGATCGCCCAGCAGGCCGAGTTCTTCTCCTTTGGAACCAACGACCTGACCCAGATGACCTTCGGCTACTCCAGGGACGACGCAGGCACCTTCCTGCCTCATTATCTGGAAAGAAAAATTCTTGCCCACGATCCTTTCCAATCCGTTGATCAGACCGGCGTGGGCGAACTCATGAAAATCGGCACGGAACGCGGCCGCACCACGCGTCCCAAGCTGAAAATCGGAATCTGCGGCGAGCACGGCGGCGATCCCAAGTCCGTCTGGTTCTGCGATTCCATTGGACTCGACTATGTAAGTTGTTCCCCTTACCGGGTGCCCATTGCACGTTTGGCGGCCGCCCATGCGGCCTTGGCCAACGGACACTC